In a single window of the Anaerocolumna cellulosilytica genome:
- the pgeF gene encoding peptidoglycan editing factor PgeF, translating to MEQNMHFTNNEHAVLNTTGEVPYLTFPCLSKLPSIQHGFSTKLGGVSKGIFESMNLSYSSGDDSADVDENYKRICAGMGFVLEDVVATHQVHKTTVRVITSQDKGKGLSKPRDYEGVDGFITNEPGIPLATFYADCVPLFLVDTRQPAIGLSHSGWRGTVSRMGQVTLQAMVKHFGTNPKDVTVLIGPSICRDCYEVSKDLAEAFSSEFKVGITDILKEKGNGKYHLNLWEANRRVFLEAGIQEENIHISEVCTCCNSKWLFSHRATMGKRGTMAAFLMLTDP from the coding sequence TTGGAGCAGAATATGCATTTTACGAATAATGAACATGCCGTTTTAAATACAACGGGTGAGGTTCCCTACCTTACTTTTCCTTGCTTATCAAAACTACCTTCTATCCAGCATGGCTTTTCAACGAAACTAGGGGGTGTCAGTAAAGGAATTTTTGAATCCATGAATTTAAGCTACTCTAGTGGAGATGATTCTGCCGATGTTGATGAAAATTATAAAAGGATATGTGCAGGAATGGGGTTTGTACTAGAAGATGTGGTTGCTACCCATCAGGTACATAAAACCACAGTACGAGTTATAACGTCTCAGGACAAGGGAAAAGGATTAAGCAAACCCAGGGATTATGAGGGAGTAGATGGATTTATAACAAATGAGCCGGGAATACCTTTAGCAACCTTTTATGCAGATTGTGTACCATTGTTCCTGGTTGATACCAGGCAACCGGCAATCGGATTAAGTCATTCCGGCTGGCGTGGCACGGTTAGCCGGATGGGTCAGGTAACCTTGCAAGCGATGGTAAAACATTTTGGAACAAATCCGAAAGATGTTACAGTACTTATTGGGCCATCTATTTGTAGAGACTGCTATGAAGTTAGTAAAGACCTAGCAGAAGCGTTTTCCAGTGAATTTAAAGTGGGTATTACGGACATTCTTAAAGAAAAAGGAAATGGGAAATATCATTTAAATTTATGGGAAGCCAACCGGAGGGTATTTTTAGAGGCAGGTATTCAAGAAGAAAATATACATATATCCGAAGTGTGTACCTGCTGTAATTCAAAATGGCTGTTTTCTCATAGGGCTACTATGGGAAAGAGAGGTACAATGGCTGCTTTTTTAATGCTTACCGATCCATAA
- a CDS encoding YraN family protein — protein MYNKRVIGKQYEDKAKDFLVEKDFVIAEQNFKCRTGEIDIIAWNKNYLVFVEVKYRSTKGMGLPEEAVNFYKQKKITETARYYMHKKGISVETPCRFDVVSILGEDIQLISNAFEAV, from the coding sequence ATGTATAATAAGAGGGTAATAGGTAAGCAGTATGAAGATAAGGCGAAAGACTTTCTCGTGGAAAAAGACTTTGTAATTGCTGAACAAAATTTTAAATGTCGCACTGGAGAAATTGACATAATAGCTTGGAATAAGAATTATTTAGTATTCGTTGAAGTCAAATATCGCAGTACGAAAGGGATGGGGCTTCCGGAGGAAGCTGTGAATTTTTATAAGCAGAAGAAGATAACGGAGACAGCCAGATATTATATGCATAAAAAGGGTATATCGGTAGAGACTCCCTGCCGGTTTGATGTAGTCAGTATACTGGGTGAAGATATTCAGTTAATCTCAAACGCTTTTGAGGCTGTTTAG
- a CDS encoding EscU/YscU/HrcU family type III secretion system export apparatus switch protein, with protein MDFKSKNKEVAADIQSRTAVALGYNTEEAAPKIIASGRGYLADKILKAAEVNRIPVHEDSGLASTLSKLQIGDYIPPELYDVVSEVLLFVDNMDRIKGKVMAEK; from the coding sequence ATGGATTTTAAATCTAAAAATAAAGAGGTAGCCGCAGATATCCAATCAAGAACGGCTGTTGCTCTGGGTTATAATACAGAGGAGGCGGCACCTAAAATCATTGCATCCGGTAGAGGTTACCTGGCAGATAAGATACTAAAAGCAGCAGAAGTGAATAGAATACCGGTACATGAAGATAGTGGTCTGGCATCTACCTTATCAAAGCTACAGATAGGAGATTATATACCACCGGAATTATATGATGTTGTTTCGGAAGTATTGCTATTTGTAGATAATATGGATAGGATTAAAGGGAAGGTTATGGCTGAAAAGTAG
- a CDS encoding ribonuclease HII encodes MELTITAIKNELELTGIDKLPDIINKYRADERTGVVKLLDKFTKKHEGYVKEIQRTFQMQTYERKYQDYQAICGIDEVGRGPLAGPVVAAAVILPKDCNILYINDSKQLTEKKREELYDQIMEQAVAVGVGSIPPARIDEINILQATYEAMRQAIGNLSVKPDILLNDAVTIPQVELKQVPIIKGDAKSISIAAASIIAKVTRDRLMTAYDKIFLEYGFASNKGYGAKEHIEAIKTIGPSPIHRLSFLKKFIAE; translated from the coding sequence TTGGAATTAACTATTACAGCTATTAAAAATGAATTAGAACTAACAGGTATTGATAAACTACCCGATATAATCAATAAGTACCGAGCGGATGAACGTACCGGGGTTGTAAAATTACTTGATAAATTCACAAAAAAACATGAAGGGTATGTAAAGGAAATACAGCGTACCTTTCAGATGCAGACATATGAACGTAAATATCAGGATTACCAGGCCATATGCGGAATAGATGAAGTTGGAAGAGGGCCGTTGGCAGGTCCGGTTGTTGCTGCGGCTGTCATTCTTCCAAAGGATTGTAATATACTCTATATTAATGATTCCAAACAATTGACTGAGAAAAAAAGAGAAGAATTATATGACCAAATTATGGAGCAGGCAGTTGCAGTGGGTGTAGGAAGTATTCCACCTGCAAGAATAGACGAAATAAATATTTTGCAGGCAACCTATGAAGCAATGCGGCAGGCAATCGGTAATTTATCTGTAAAGCCCGATATTCTGCTTAACGATGCGGTAACGATACCGCAAGTAGAATTAAAGCAAGTACCTATTATCAAAGGAGATGCAAAAAGCATATCAATTGCCGCCGCCAGCATAATAGCCAAGGTTACCAGAGACAGACTGATGACGGCATACGATAAGATATTCTTAGAATATGGCTTTGCTTCTAACAAAGGATATGGTGCCAAGGAACATATAGAGGCCATAAAAACGATTGGACCTTCACCCATACATCGCTTGAGTTTCCTTAAAAAATTTATAGCTGAGTAA
- the ylqF gene encoding ribosome biogenesis GTPase YlqF, with protein MHFQWYPGHMTKAKRMMQEDMKLIDVVIELVDARVPLSSKNPDIDQLANNKYRVILLNKYDLADSAQTEKWKEYFEKQGYFVTMVNSKNGNGIRRVNDIVVTACKEKIERDRKRGILNRPLRAMVVGIPNVGKSTFINSIAGKAATKTGNKPGVTKGKQWIKLNKTIELLDTPGILWPKFEDQSVGLRLAFIGSIKEEILNIYELSIELIAFLSTHYKGCLNGRYGIEEQETAEGNLSAIAEKRACRLKGGELDLNKAAGFVTDDFRNGRLGNITLEFPPEVEETLTKAASELEDKI; from the coding sequence ATGCACTTTCAATGGTATCCTGGTCATATGACAAAAGCAAAACGTATGATGCAGGAGGATATGAAATTAATTGATGTAGTAATCGAGTTGGTAGATGCCCGTGTTCCGTTAAGCAGTAAGAATCCGGATATTGACCAGCTTGCTAATAATAAATACAGGGTAATTCTTCTAAACAAATATGATTTGGCAGATTCTGCGCAGACAGAAAAATGGAAGGAATATTTCGAAAAACAAGGTTACTTTGTAACGATGGTAAATTCTAAAAATGGCAATGGAATACGTAGAGTAAATGATATTGTTGTTACAGCATGTAAAGAAAAAATTGAAAGAGATCGTAAGAGAGGCATATTAAACCGCCCTCTAAGAGCTATGGTAGTTGGTATCCCCAATGTAGGTAAATCTACCTTTATTAACAGTATTGCAGGTAAGGCAGCCACAAAAACAGGTAATAAGCCAGGGGTAACAAAGGGAAAGCAATGGATTAAGCTAAACAAAACCATTGAATTGTTAGATACTCCGGGTATATTATGGCCTAAATTTGAGGATCAGTCTGTAGGATTGCGACTTGCTTTTATCGGTTCTATTAAGGAAGAAATATTAAATATATATGAACTTTCTATAGAGCTGATAGCGTTCTTGTCGACACACTATAAGGGCTGTCTGAATGGTCGTTATGGTATAGAAGAGCAGGAAACAGCTGAAGGAAATTTAAGTGCAATAGCGGAAAAAAGGGCTTGTAGATTAAAAGGCGGAGAATTAGACTTAAATAAAGCAGCCGGTTTTGTGACGGATGATTTTAGAAATGGAAGACTAGGAAACATTACCTTGGAATTTCCGCCAGAAGTAGAAGAAACTCTAACAAAAGCTGCCTCTGAATTAGAGGATAAGATATAA
- the lepB gene encoding signal peptidase I, which translates to MEFDFDRENRGPVVKKIAIKIFIWILQIAAVILFAYLITNYALEKTTVLGNSMEPTLVEQDKIIINKFAYRFARPKRYDVVVFKQTNKEHSYLNIKRIIGLPGETIQISGGSVFINGTVLAEQIPVEAMVNSGLAEEEITLDENEYFVLGDNRNSSEDSRFANIGNILADDIIGKAWIRSNDFAFISNLNVIKEEK; encoded by the coding sequence ATGGAATTTGATTTTGATAGGGAAAACAGAGGTCCCGTTGTAAAAAAGATAGCGATTAAAATTTTTATTTGGATCCTTCAAATCGCTGCGGTTATTTTATTCGCTTATTTAATAACGAATTACGCTTTGGAAAAAACAACAGTTCTGGGTAATTCTATGGAGCCAACCTTAGTGGAGCAGGATAAAATTATTATTAATAAATTTGCATATCGCTTTGCTAGACCCAAGAGATATGATGTAGTAGTATTTAAGCAGACCAATAAGGAACACAGCTATTTGAATATCAAGAGAATTATAGGGTTGCCCGGCGAGACGATTCAGATTAGTGGAGGCAGTGTCTTTATCAATGGAACGGTTTTAGCAGAGCAGATACCAGTTGAGGCTATGGTAAACAGCGGGCTGGCAGAAGAAGAAATAACCCTTGATGAAAATGAATATTTTGTGTTAGGTGATAACCGCAATAGCAGCGAGGACAGTCGTTTTGCCAATATAGGTAATATACTGGCAGATGATATTATCGGAAAAGCCTGGATAAGATCTAATGACTTTGCCTTTATTTCAAACCTAAATGTAATCAAGGAGGAAAAATAA
- the rplS gene encoding 50S ribosomal protein L19 — MNNIIKNIEAAQLKSEITSFNVGDTVKVYAKVKEGNRERTQIFEGTVLKRQNGGSRETFTVRKSSNGIGVEKTWPLHSPSVERIEVIRRGKVRRAKLTYLRNRVGKKAKVKEIIK, encoded by the coding sequence ATGAACAATATTATTAAGAACATTGAAGCTGCTCAGCTTAAAAGCGAAATTACCAGCTTTAACGTTGGCGATACTGTAAAAGTATACGCTAAAGTAAAAGAAGGTAACCGTGAGAGAACACAGATTTTTGAAGGAACTGTTTTAAAAAGACAGAATGGTGGTTCAAGAGAAACATTTACTGTTAGAAAATCTTCTAATGGTATCGGTGTAGAAAAAACTTGGCCGTTACATTCCCCAAGTGTGGAAAGAATCGAAGTTATCAGACGCGGTAAAGTTAGAAGAGCTAAGTTAACTTATTTACGTAACAGAGTAGGTAAGAAGGCTAAAGTTAAAGAAATCATTAAATAA
- a CDS encoding ISAs1 family transposase has product MHKTLKYLEQVEDLRQKKKILYKMSDIIALVFFAMLANADEWIAIEIFGKEHEKFLRRYLELPNGIPSHDTIQRVFSMVSPEFLQKFQLLWNEMLSSGEGEKIKKILAIDGKTQCGNRNKDQNANHIVSAVDEKGICLGQKRVEEKTNEITAIPELLDDLNVKGHIITTDAMGTQTQIVKKIWKKKADYVLALKGNQGRLHEDVKLYFDDVGLLEQCAYTKTIEKARGGIEKREYWQSVDIAWLEQKKDWAGLKSIAMTRNTIVRNEVEITETRYFISSLPLEVSEIARAIRGHWMVESFHWHLDVTFREDDNHTLEKQAAFNLNIMRKLALNVLRIYELRKTPMSLKMKRFAIGTNPERHLENILNL; this is encoded by the coding sequence ATGCACAAGACATTGAAATATTTAGAACAAGTAGAAGATTTAAGACAGAAGAAAAAAATTCTTTACAAGATGAGTGATATTATAGCGCTGGTATTCTTTGCAATGCTGGCAAATGCAGACGAATGGATAGCAATAGAAATATTTGGGAAAGAACATGAGAAGTTTCTGCGAAGATATTTGGAGCTTCCAAACGGCATTCCTTCTCACGATACGATTCAACGTGTATTTAGCATGGTATCCCCAGAGTTTCTTCAGAAATTCCAACTGCTTTGGAATGAGATGCTAAGTAGCGGAGAAGGAGAAAAAATCAAAAAAATCCTCGCCATTGACGGAAAAACACAATGTGGAAATAGGAACAAAGACCAGAATGCAAACCATATTGTCAGTGCAGTGGACGAGAAAGGAATCTGCCTTGGGCAAAAGCGAGTAGAAGAAAAGACCAATGAAATTACAGCGATTCCTGAACTGCTTGACGATTTGAACGTGAAAGGTCATATCATTACAACGGATGCAATGGGAACGCAAACGCAGATTGTAAAGAAGATATGGAAAAAGAAAGCCGATTACGTGCTAGCCCTAAAAGGAAATCAGGGAAGACTTCATGAGGATGTGAAATTATATTTTGATGATGTTGGATTATTGGAGCAGTGTGCCTATACAAAGACAATAGAGAAAGCGCGAGGCGGCATAGAGAAGCGCGAATACTGGCAGAGTGTAGATATTGCATGGCTAGAGCAGAAGAAGGACTGGGCAGGGCTGAAATCCATTGCAATGACACGCAATACTATAGTCAGAAACGAGGTAGAGATAACGGAAACCCGATATTTTATAAGTAGTCTACCACTAGAGGTCAGCGAAATTGCCCGAGCGATTCGGGGACATTGGATGGTGGAAAGTTTTCATTGGCATCTGGATGTAACCTTTCGAGAGGATGACAACCACACCCTTGAAAAGCAGGCAGCATTTAATTTAAATATCATGAGAAAACTGGCATTGAACGTATTAAGGATATATGAATTAAGGAAAACGCCCATGAGCCTGAAAATGAAACGCTTTGCAATTGGAACGAATCCTGAAAGACACTTGGAAAACATTCTGAATCTGTAA
- the trmD gene encoding tRNA (guanosine(37)-N1)-methyltransferase TrmD yields MNFHVLTLFPDMIKQGIDTSITGRALSKGLISLNTIDIRDFSENKHNRVDDYPYGGGAGMVMAAGPVYRAYQSVVSKITEEKQAKNRAVNAPRVIYLTPQGGVFSQPLAEELAKEEDVVFLCGHYEGIDERVLEMIVTDYVSIGDYVLTGGELPAMVMIDAVARLVPGVLNNNASAEFESFQDNLLEYPQYTRPEVFMEKKVPDVLLSGHHAKIDKWRREQSILRTAKVRPDLLKKAVLTKKEQEFLNSVKDIAKEQGI; encoded by the coding sequence ATGAACTTTCATGTTTTAACCTTATTTCCTGATATGATTAAGCAGGGAATTGATACAAGCATAACTGGAAGAGCACTTTCCAAAGGACTGATATCCTTAAATACTATTGATATCAGAGACTTTTCGGAAAACAAGCATAACAGAGTGGATGATTACCCATATGGCGGAGGAGCCGGAATGGTAATGGCAGCCGGTCCGGTCTATAGGGCTTACCAGTCGGTTGTGTCAAAAATTACAGAAGAAAAACAGGCAAAAAATAGAGCGGTAAACGCCCCAAGGGTCATTTACCTTACGCCTCAGGGCGGTGTTTTTAGCCAGCCACTTGCTGAAGAACTTGCGAAAGAAGAAGACGTGGTTTTTTTATGCGGTCATTATGAAGGTATTGATGAACGGGTGCTGGAGATGATTGTAACAGACTATGTATCCATCGGTGATTATGTACTGACCGGCGGGGAGTTGCCGGCTATGGTAATGATTGATGCAGTAGCAAGACTTGTTCCGGGAGTTTTAAATAATAACGCTTCAGCGGAATTTGAATCTTTTCAGGATAACCTTTTAGAATATCCCCAGTATACAAGACCTGAGGTGTTTATGGAAAAAAAGGTACCGGATGTTTTATTGTCTGGACATCATGCCAAAATAGATAAGTGGAGACGGGAGCAATCCATACTTCGAACGGCAAAAGTACGGCCAGACCTCTTGAAAAAGGCTGTTTTAACAAAAAAAGAGCAGGAATTTCTGAATTCGGTAAAAGATATAGCAAAGGAACAGGGCATATAA
- the rimM gene encoding ribosome maturation factor RimM (Essential for efficient processing of 16S rRNA), translating to MNNYLRVGVISATHGIRGEVKVYPTTDDINRFKQLKQVFLDTGKEYIELEIEGVKFFKQLAILKFKGIDNINDIEKYKGKDLLVTRENAVKLEKDEFFIYDILGSAVITDEGQELGELVEVMATGANDVYIVKTKEGKEILLPSIKECILDVDAQNKVIKVHLMPGLL from the coding sequence ATGAATAATTATTTGCGTGTTGGTGTAATATCTGCCACCCATGGTATTAGGGGTGAAGTTAAAGTTTATCCTACTACAGATGATATAAATCGTTTTAAACAATTAAAGCAGGTATTTCTGGATACAGGAAAAGAATATATAGAACTTGAAATCGAGGGTGTAAAGTTTTTTAAGCAGTTAGCCATTCTTAAGTTCAAGGGAATTGATAATATAAATGATATTGAAAAATATAAGGGCAAAGATCTGCTGGTAACCAGAGAAAATGCTGTTAAATTAGAGAAAGATGAATTCTTTATCTATGATATATTAGGTTCTGCTGTGATTACAGATGAAGGTCAGGAATTAGGAGAACTGGTAGAGGTCATGGCAACCGGTGCCAATGATGTATATATTGTTAAAACAAAAGAAGGAAAAGAGATTTTACTACCTTCTATTAAAGAATGCATCCTTGATGTAGATGCCCAGAATAAAGTAATTAAAGTACATCTGATGCCCGGATTGCTGTAG
- a CDS encoding KH domain-containing protein yields MKELVKVIATSLVDHPEEVVVTEKETDKSIIVELKVAPEDMGKVIGKQGRIAKSIRTVVKAAATKDDKKVVVEILQ; encoded by the coding sequence ATGAAAGAATTAGTTAAAGTAATTGCTACATCACTCGTTGATCACCCTGAAGAAGTTGTTGTAACTGAGAAGGAAACCGATAAGTCTATTATTGTTGAATTGAAGGTGGCCCCGGAAGATATGGGTAAGGTCATTGGAAAGCAAGGTCGTATTGCCAAGTCCATTCGAACAGTTGTAAAAGCAGCAGCTACAAAGGATGACAAAAAGGTAGTCGTTGAGATACTACAATAA
- the rpsP gene encoding 30S ribosomal protein S16, whose amino-acid sequence MAVKIRLKRMGQKKAPFYRIVVSDSRSPRDGKFIEEIGTYDPTQEPSAFNVNEEAAKRWLSNGAQPTETVGNLFKKAGISK is encoded by the coding sequence GTGGCAGTAAAAATCAGATTAAAGAGAATGGGACAGAAAAAAGCTCCTTTCTATAGAATCGTTGTTTCAGATTCCAGATCACCTAGAGATGGTAAGTTCATCGAAGAAATAGGTACTTATGATCCAACACAGGAACCTAGCGCTTTCAACGTTAATGAGGAAGCAGCAAAAAGATGGTTATCCAACGGTGCTCAGCCTACAGAAACAGTTGGTAATTTATTTAAAAAAGCCGGTATTTCAAAATAA
- the ffh gene encoding signal recognition particle protein: MAFDSLSEKLQNVFKNLRGKGRLSEADVTTALKEVKMALLEADVNFKVVKNFIKTVQERAVGQDVMSSLTPGQMVIKIVNEEMVNLMGSETTEIAFKAGNDITVILMCGLQGAGKTTTTAKLAGKFKSKGKKPLLVACDIYRPAAIEQLKINGDKQGVPVFSMGDKHKPVNIAKAAIEHAVKNNHNVVILDTAGRLHIDEDMMNELIEIKENIEVFQTILVVDAMTGQDAVNVSEMFNNKIGIDGVIITKLDGDTRGGAALSIRAVTGKPILYAGMGEKLTDLEQFYPDRMASRILGMGDILTLIDKAQAEIDEDKAKELEKKFKKSEFDFNDFLDSMQQIRKMGGIGDILKMMPGMGGGQLKDVDIDENALSGVEAIIFSMTKAERGNPDILNTSRKKRIAQGAGVDISEVNKLVKQFEQMKKSMKQFSGLMGGKGGKKGRFKLPFGF; the protein is encoded by the coding sequence ATGGCATTTGACAGCCTTTCTGAAAAACTACAAAATGTATTTAAGAACTTGAGGGGAAAAGGACGTTTATCCGAAGCAGACGTAACCACAGCCCTAAAAGAAGTTAAGATGGCACTTTTAGAGGCAGATGTTAACTTTAAAGTGGTTAAAAACTTTATAAAGACCGTACAGGAAAGAGCTGTTGGTCAGGATGTTATGTCCAGCCTTACACCCGGCCAGATGGTTATCAAGATTGTGAACGAAGAAATGGTTAATCTGATGGGTTCAGAAACTACGGAGATAGCTTTTAAGGCGGGAAATGATATAACCGTAATTTTGATGTGTGGTCTCCAAGGTGCCGGTAAAACCACTACTACGGCTAAATTAGCAGGGAAATTCAAGTCAAAGGGTAAAAAGCCTTTGCTTGTAGCCTGTGATATCTATAGGCCGGCAGCTATTGAACAGTTAAAAATTAATGGGGATAAACAGGGGGTTCCTGTATTTTCCATGGGTGATAAACATAAGCCTGTGAATATAGCCAAGGCAGCCATTGAACATGCCGTTAAGAATAATCACAATGTTGTTATTCTAGATACAGCCGGACGTCTTCATATTGATGAAGACATGATGAACGAATTAATTGAAATTAAAGAGAACATCGAAGTATTTCAGACCATACTTGTAGTAGACGCAATGACCGGACAGGATGCAGTTAACGTGTCTGAAATGTTTAACAACAAAATCGGTATTGACGGCGTTATTATAACAAAATTGGATGGTGATACCAGAGGCGGAGCAGCACTGTCTATCCGTGCAGTTACCGGCAAGCCGATTCTTTATGCCGGAATGGGTGAGAAGCTTACAGATTTGGAACAGTTTTATCCAGATCGTATGGCATCCAGAATTCTTGGTATGGGGGATATACTGACATTAATTGATAAAGCTCAGGCAGAAATTGATGAAGATAAGGCCAAAGAATTAGAAAAGAAATTTAAGAAATCAGAATTTGATTTTAACGATTTTTTAGATTCCATGCAGCAGATAAGAAAAATGGGTGGCATTGGAGATATTTTAAAAATGATGCCTGGCATGGGTGGTGGACAGCTGAAAGATGTTGATATAGATGAAAATGCATTGTCTGGAGTGGAAGCAATTATATTTTCCATGACAAAGGCTGAGAGAGGCAATCCAGATATTTTAAATACATCCAGAAAAAAAAGGATTGCGCAAGGTGCCGGCGTTGATATCAGTGAGGTAAATAAGCTGGTAAAACAATTTGAACAAATGAAAAAATCAATGAAACAGTTTTCAGGCCTAATGGGTGGTAAAGGCGGTAAGAAAGGTCGGTTTAAATTACCTTTCGGATTTTAG
- the ylxM gene encoding YlxM family DNA-binding protein produces MDSIMDEKLKEKVELSILFDFYGELLKSHNKHIFEDYILNDLSLSEIAQEQGISRQGVYDIVKRCSKQLRECEEKLCLVKKFERTRKMVSRIKELSLQGKDSQNRVYFDEIIKLCENISRDL; encoded by the coding sequence ATGGATTCTATAATGGATGAAAAACTGAAAGAGAAAGTGGAGCTTTCCATATTATTTGACTTTTATGGTGAATTGTTAAAAAGCCATAACAAGCACATATTTGAAGACTATATATTAAATGACTTGTCATTAAGTGAGATTGCGCAGGAGCAGGGCATCAGCAGACAGGGTGTATATGATATAGTGAAACGTTGCAGCAAGCAATTAAGGGAATGTGAAGAAAAACTCTGTCTGGTGAAAAAGTTCGAGAGAACGAGGAAAATGGTAAGCCGGATTAAGGAACTTTCCTTACAGGGGAAGGACTCTCAGAACCGAGTTTATTTTGATGAAATAATAAAACTATGTGAAAACATATCAAGAGATTTATAG
- a CDS encoding ISNCY family transposase — translation MNEEKRYEVIKKLVDTNGNKKNAALKIGCTERHINRMIAGYKRDGKSFFIHGNRGRTPAHALSKETKQTVLDLYRSKYFDTNFTHCIELLEKYEGISISVSTLNSILEKEYILSPKATRSKKRKTKLKLKHLKTQTKSKKILAELQSNIVAIEDAHSRRPRCAYFGEMLQMDASIHLWFGDTKTQLHIAVDDATGTIVGAYFDEQETLKGYYNVFHQVLTEYGIPYLFFTDNRTVFEYKQKNAPSIEEDTYTQFAYACKQLGVEIKTSSIPQAKGRVERLFQTLQSRLPVELRLAGINTLSEANAFLNSYIKEYNAKFALETNLIKSVFEKQPVLEEINLVLSVLTERKIDNGHCLKFKNKYFKTLDKNGHQVHFYKGTKAMVIEAFDGNKYCCIDESIYALEAIPSHEKISKNFDLTLSQNRTIKRKIPGMHHPWRRQEFWRFVKMQEHHWNDEVPA, via the coding sequence ATGAATGAAGAAAAACGTTATGAAGTAATAAAGAAGTTAGTAGACACAAACGGAAATAAAAAGAATGCTGCCTTGAAGATCGGTTGCACCGAAAGACATATCAATAGAATGATTGCAGGATATAAACGTGATGGTAAATCCTTTTTTATACATGGAAACAGAGGTCGGACTCCTGCTCATGCTCTTTCAAAAGAAACCAAGCAAACTGTCCTAGATTTATATCGTAGTAAGTACTTCGATACGAATTTTACTCATTGTATCGAGCTTCTAGAGAAGTATGAGGGAATTTCTATTTCTGTATCTACATTGAACTCTATTTTAGAAAAAGAATATATTCTTTCTCCAAAAGCTACCCGATCAAAAAAAAGAAAAACCAAACTAAAACTTAAACATTTGAAAACACAAACTAAATCTAAAAAGATACTAGCAGAGTTGCAATCCAATATCGTTGCAATCGAGGATGCACATTCCAGACGTCCTAGATGTGCTTATTTTGGCGAAATGCTTCAAATGGATGCTTCGATCCACTTGTGGTTCGGTGATACGAAAACTCAGCTTCACATCGCTGTCGATGATGCAACTGGTACTATTGTCGGTGCTTACTTTGATGAACAAGAAACTTTAAAAGGATACTACAATGTGTTTCATCAAGTACTTACTGAGTATGGTATTCCCTATTTATTTTTTACCGATAACCGTACAGTTTTTGAATATAAACAAAAAAACGCCCCTTCTATCGAAGAGGACACATACACACAATTCGCTTATGCTTGTAAACAGCTAGGTGTTGAAATCAAGACCAGCAGTATACCACAAGCAAAAGGTCGAGTGGAACGATTGTTCCAAACCTTACAATCTCGCCTACCAGTCGAATTACGCCTGGCAGGCATAAACACACTTAGCGAAGCAAATGCATTCTTAAACTCCTACATAAAAGAATACAATGCCAAGTTTGCTCTAGAGACCAATCTTATCAAATCTGTCTTTGAAAAGCAACCCGTTTTAGAAGAAATAAATCTTGTTCTTTCTGTTCTTACAGAAAGAAAGATAGATAATGGACACTGTTTGAAGTTTAAAAATAAGTATTTTAAGACACTTGATAAGAACGGGCATCAGGTACACTTTTATAAGGGGACAAAGGCAATGGTAATAGAAGCATTTGACGGTAATAAATACTGTTGTATAGATGAGAGTATTTATGCGCTAGAAGCAATTCCGTCACATGAGAAAATATCAAAAAACTTTGATCTTACGCTGTCGCAGAATAGAACAATAAAGCGGAAGATACCAGGGATGCATCATCCTTGGAGAAGGCAAGAATTCTGGCGTTTTGTTAAAATGCAGGAACACCACTGGAATGATGAAGTCCCTGCTTAA